From a single Candidatus Acidiferrales bacterium genomic region:
- a CDS encoding archaemetzincin family Zn-dependent metalloprotease, translating into MKALHFVGVGAPSSTTAALLELLAERAGVLLGLPSKVGQEWVNPSFAFNPLRGQYHSTEILKRLSSDLPQDALRVVGVTDLDLFIPVLTFVFGEAQVNNPCAIVSFYRLKQEVYGLPADEKLLRERLLKEILHELGHTFGLTHCQSWQCVMHTSHTVEAVDVKPGRFCRSCRAQLRLGQSQATS; encoded by the coding sequence ATGAAGGCGCTCCATTTCGTCGGCGTGGGTGCGCCCTCCAGCACCACGGCGGCGCTGCTGGAGTTGCTGGCGGAGCGCGCCGGCGTCCTGCTGGGGCTGCCATCCAAGGTTGGCCAGGAATGGGTTAACCCTTCCTTTGCCTTTAACCCCTTGCGCGGCCAATATCATTCCACCGAAATTTTGAAGCGCCTCAGCTCGGACCTCCCCCAGGATGCCCTCCGCGTGGTCGGCGTGACCGACCTTGACCTGTTCATTCCCGTCCTGACTTTTGTCTTCGGCGAGGCGCAGGTGAACAATCCCTGTGCCATCGTCTCTTTCTATCGGCTCAAGCAGGAAGTGTACGGCCTGCCGGCCGATGAGAAGCTTCTTCGCGAACGCCTGCTCAAGGAGATCCTCCACGAGCTGGGCCACACCTTTGGCTTGACCCACTGCCAGAGTTGGCAATGCGTCATGCACACCTCCCATACCGTCGAAGCGGTGGACGTCAAACCAGGCCGGTTTTGCCGTTCTTGCCGGGCCCAACTGAGGCTGGGCCAGAGTCAGGCGACCAGCTGA
- a CDS encoding sigma-54 dependent transcriptional regulator — translation MASETARTATGNILVVDDELIVRDSLSKWFHEEGYATESAASGREALLKIQERSCDVVLVDIKMPGMDGLELQRKIHEIDPNIVVIIMTGYASVETAVQALKAGAFDYIMKPFDPDDLATVVRNGLEQRRVKMENIRLREKIEEIVQPADIVGKSPAMQHVFDLIHTVAPTDATVLIHGESGTGKELVARAIHDGSPRRYMPMVTIHCGALTETLLESELFGHEKGAFTGAQYRKKGKFEVADGGTVFLDEISDISLKTQTDLLRVLQEKEITRVGGNLTIKVDFRCIVATNKDLDKLVGEGTFRPDLFYRVNVFRIDLPPLRERTEDIPLLVEHFLQKFSGAMNKRFTGVSKEAMDLLLAYPWPGNVRELENAIERAMVIGREPEIQAADFPFQVSRAPNQVPRTLEELEQAHIRKVLEEFNWNQTHAARVLGIDRVTLYNKLKKYGWKKPEEP, via the coding sequence ATGGCATCGGAAACGGCAAGAACGGCAACCGGCAACATTCTGGTGGTGGACGACGAGTTGATCGTGCGCGATTCGCTCTCCAAATGGTTTCACGAGGAAGGGTATGCGACGGAAAGCGCTGCCTCGGGCCGCGAGGCGCTGCTCAAAATCCAGGAGCGATCGTGTGATGTGGTGCTGGTGGATATCAAGATGCCCGGGATGGACGGGCTCGAACTTCAGCGCAAAATCCACGAAATTGATCCCAACATTGTCGTCATCATCATGACCGGCTACGCTTCGGTGGAAACCGCTGTCCAAGCCCTCAAAGCGGGCGCGTTTGACTACATCATGAAGCCCTTCGACCCGGACGACCTGGCCACGGTGGTGCGCAACGGGCTTGAGCAACGGCGCGTCAAGATGGAAAACATTCGCCTGCGCGAGAAGATTGAAGAGATCGTTCAGCCGGCCGACATTGTGGGGAAGAGTCCGGCAATGCAGCACGTTTTTGATTTGATTCACACGGTGGCGCCAACCGACGCCACCGTGCTGATCCACGGGGAGAGCGGGACAGGCAAGGAGCTGGTGGCGCGAGCCATCCACGACGGCAGCCCCCGGCGCTATATGCCGATGGTTACCATCCACTGCGGGGCGCTCACCGAAACGCTGCTCGAATCAGAATTGTTCGGCCACGAAAAAGGGGCCTTCACCGGGGCGCAATACCGCAAGAAGGGAAAATTTGAGGTGGCCGACGGCGGCACGGTATTCCTGGATGAGATCAGCGACATCAGCCTGAAAACCCAAACCGACCTCTTGCGCGTCCTCCAGGAAAAAGAAATCACTCGCGTGGGCGGGAACCTGACCATCAAAGTGGACTTCCGCTGCATCGTCGCCACCAACAAGGATCTCGATAAGCTGGTGGGGGAGGGAACGTTTCGGCCCGACCTTTTCTATCGGGTGAACGTCTTCCGCATTGATTTGCCTCCGCTCCGGGAACGGACCGAGGATATCCCGCTTCTGGTGGAGCATTTTCTCCAGAAATTTTCCGGGGCCATGAACAAGCGCTTCACCGGCGTGTCCAAGGAAGCGATGGACCTGCTGCTGGCTTACCCCTGGCCCGGCAACGTGCGGGAGCTTGAAAACGCCATCGAGCGGGCGATGGTGATTGGCCGCGAACCGGAGATTCAGGCCGCCGACTTTCCCTTCCAGGTCAGTCGCGCCCCGAACCAGGTGCCGCGGACGCTGGAAGAGCTCGAACAGGCGCACATCCGCAAAGTGCTCGAGGAGTTTAATTGGAACCAGACCCATGCCGCCCGCGTTTTGGGGATTGATCGCGTCACCCTTTACAACAAACTCAAGAAATACGGCTGGAAGAAGCCAGAAGAGCCATGA
- a CDS encoding ATP-binding protein — protein MSWKTIGRQFLSLRLSTKLIVCLIGSMVVIFGIQGWMAMRVHRRHLEENVFASADRISDLIKRSTRYHMLRNDREALYHTLNTIGAEPGISKIRIFNEKGDIIFSTDRAEIGTTVDKAAEACYRCHAEAQPLTRLDRPDRFRIYPTPVNGRVLGLINPIENAPDCSNAACHAHPASQHILGVLDTNLSLARVDQEIAQGSRQLLASTVVAVLCISLISALFVWLVVRRPVKELVVGTERVGRGDWNYSIPIGANDEIGNLAESFNRMTRELQRAHDELVRWAQTLEQRVEEKTAELDQAHQQSIRLEKMASIGRLAAVVAHQINNPMTGILTYSKLASRQLGKQDLDEAKIAEIRSQLELIETESMNCGNIVRNLLAFARQSPAKFQPADVNALIERCLLLIQHQLELENINLGKRLEASLPAVVCDSSLIQQVVLALLMNAVEAMSHGGTLLVESRPSGDPTKIVIAVNDNGAGISPAVLPHLFEPFYTTKEEGRGVGLGLATALGIVQQHGGTIDVTSKEGRGSTFTVTLPLSPPAGAFERAEPGQVAADLTAGRVVLG, from the coding sequence ATGAGCTGGAAGACAATCGGGCGGCAGTTTCTCTCGCTGCGGTTGAGCACCAAGCTCATTGTGTGCCTGATCGGCTCCATGGTGGTGATCTTCGGGATCCAGGGTTGGATGGCCATGCGGGTGCACCGCCGGCATCTTGAGGAAAATGTGTTCGCCAGCGCCGACCGCATCAGCGACCTCATCAAGCGCAGCACCCGCTACCACATGCTGCGCAACGACCGGGAAGCCCTCTACCACACCCTCAACACCATCGGAGCCGAGCCGGGCATCAGCAAGATTCGCATCTTCAACGAAAAGGGCGACATCATCTTTTCGACCGACCGGGCCGAGATCGGAACGACGGTGGACAAGGCGGCCGAGGCCTGCTACCGCTGCCACGCCGAGGCGCAGCCACTCACCCGGCTCGATCGGCCCGACCGCTTTCGCATTTACCCGACCCCCGTCAACGGTCGCGTCCTGGGGCTCATCAACCCCATCGAGAACGCGCCGGATTGTTCCAACGCTGCCTGCCACGCGCACCCGGCCTCGCAGCACATTCTGGGTGTGCTGGATACGAACCTGTCGCTCGCGCGGGTGGATCAAGAGATTGCCCAGGGCAGCCGGCAGTTGTTGGCCTCGACCGTGGTGGCGGTGCTCTGCATCTCCCTCATCAGCGCCCTCTTTGTCTGGCTGGTGGTCCGCCGGCCGGTGAAGGAACTGGTGGTGGGCACCGAGCGCGTCGGCCGGGGAGATTGGAACTATTCGATTCCCATTGGCGCGAACGATGAAATCGGGAATCTGGCTGAATCCTTCAACCGCATGACGCGGGAACTGCAACGCGCCCATGACGAGCTGGTGCGCTGGGCCCAGACGCTGGAGCAGCGGGTGGAGGAGAAGACCGCCGAACTCGACCAGGCCCACCAGCAGTCGATCCGCCTGGAAAAAATGGCGTCCATCGGCCGGCTGGCAGCGGTGGTCGCCCACCAGATCAATAACCCGATGACCGGCATCCTCACCTACTCCAAGCTCGCCTCGCGGCAGCTTGGCAAGCAGGACCTGGACGAGGCGAAAATCGCCGAGATCCGCTCGCAACTCGAGTTGATCGAAACCGAGAGCATGAATTGCGGAAACATCGTGCGCAACCTGCTCGCCTTCGCCCGGCAATCCCCCGCGAAATTCCAGCCGGCCGACGTCAATGCGCTGATCGAGCGCTGCTTGCTGCTCATCCAACACCAATTGGAACTGGAAAATATCAACCTGGGAAAGCGGCTGGAGGCGTCGCTGCCGGCAGTGGTTTGCGATTCCAGTCTGATCCAGCAGGTGGTGCTGGCGCTCTTGATGAACGCGGTGGAGGCGATGTCCCACGGGGGCACGCTCCTGGTCGAGTCGAGGCCGAGTGGCGACCCGACCAAGATCGTCATCGCGGTCAACGACAACGGCGCGGGGATATCGCCCGCCGTGCTCCCCCATCTTTTTGAACCGTTTTACACCACCAAGGAAGAAGGCCGCGGGGTGGGGCTCGGCTTGGCCACGGCCCTCGGCATTGTCCAACAGCATGGGGGAACGATTGACGTGACCAGCAAAGAAGGCCGCGGCTCAACCTTTACCGTCACGCTCCCGCTCTCTCCACCTGCGGGAGCCTTCGAGAGAGCTGAACCCGGGCAAGTCGCGGCCGACCTCACTGCCGGCCGGGTGGTTTTGGGTTGA
- the hybB gene encoding Ni/Fe-hydrogenase cytochrome b subunit, with the protein MLGTNLTLARPKKLPRLGFWLGIFVVLLMAGLYITFRRFTGGLGATTALSDEFPWGLWIGFDVLCGVGLAAGGFTLAATVYVFNLEKYRPILRPTILTAFLGYLLVIFALLYDLGKPWNIWHPLIMWNPRSVMFEVAWCVMLYTAVLALEFLPVVLERLGWIRAVTWHHKITPPLVVAGVILSILHQSSLGSLYLIVPEKLYPLWYSPLLPVFFFISAIGVGLAMTIFESFLSSRAFRKQLERELLTGLARVMVVVLSVYGVLRVEDILDRGAWKYLWMPRTETYLFWLEAALGILLPVMLLSWGRIRRNLKGLYACAVMVIFGFVANRLNVAITGMERGLGKQYFPTWMELTLTLFIVSLGFAIFAAAAKYLPIFVEEEAAHKERAPAVSQ; encoded by the coding sequence ATGTTGGGAACGAATCTGACGCTTGCCAGGCCAAAGAAGCTTCCGCGGTTAGGTTTCTGGCTCGGCATCTTTGTGGTGCTGTTGATGGCCGGCCTTTATATAACCTTTCGGCGTTTCACCGGCGGTCTGGGCGCCACCACCGCTCTTTCCGATGAATTTCCGTGGGGGCTTTGGATCGGCTTTGACGTGCTCTGCGGCGTGGGCCTGGCGGCGGGCGGTTTCACCCTTGCCGCCACCGTTTATGTTTTCAACCTTGAAAAATACCGGCCGATCTTGCGGCCCACCATCCTGACCGCATTCCTAGGCTACCTGCTGGTGATCTTCGCCTTGCTGTATGACCTGGGCAAGCCGTGGAACATCTGGCATCCGCTCATCATGTGGAACCCGCGTTCGGTGATGTTCGAGGTGGCCTGGTGCGTGATGCTCTACACGGCCGTTTTGGCGCTGGAATTTCTACCGGTGGTGCTGGAGCGGCTGGGTTGGATTCGGGCGGTCACGTGGCATCACAAAATCACTCCGCCGCTGGTCGTGGCCGGAGTGATTCTCTCGATCCTGCACCAGTCTTCGCTCGGCAGCCTTTACCTGATCGTTCCGGAAAAACTTTATCCGCTGTGGTATTCGCCGCTGCTTCCCGTTTTCTTTTTCATCTCGGCGATCGGGGTGGGGCTGGCCATGACGATCTTTGAATCATTTCTCAGCTCGCGCGCCTTCAGAAAGCAGCTCGAGCGGGAACTGCTCACCGGCCTGGCGCGGGTGATGGTGGTGGTGCTGAGCGTCTATGGGGTGCTTCGGGTGGAAGATATTCTCGATCGGGGCGCCTGGAAATATCTTTGGATGCCGCGGACGGAGACCTACCTGTTCTGGTTGGAGGCGGCGCTGGGCATCCTCTTGCCGGTCATGCTGCTGTCGTGGGGGCGCATCCGGCGCAATCTGAAGGGTCTCTATGCCTGCGCCGTCATGGTGATTTTCGGCTTCGTCGCCAACCGGCTGAATGTGGCCATTACCGGGATGGAGCGCGGCCTGGGCAAGCAATATTTCCCGACCTGGATGGAGCTCACGCTGACGCTCTTTATCGTTTCCCTCGGGTTCGCCATCTTTGCCGCAGCGGCGAAGTATTTGCCGATCTTTGTGGAGGAGGAAGCGGCGCACAAAGAGAGGGCGCCGGCTGTCAGCCAATGA